A single Thermodesulfobacteriota bacterium DNA region contains:
- a CDS encoding class I tRNA ligase family protein, whose product DPFSRSFDGSMNQLQYHHALTLIWEAIRELNGYVEKTAPWKLAKEGDEETLSNVLYTLAEGLRIVAVYLYPFMPEAALKIWGQLGIDAEIENCSFDKEVEVGGREIAGLKVDKGAPLFPRVE is encoded by the coding sequence GACCCGTTTTCGCGTAGTTTCGACGGTTCTATGAATCAGCTTCAGTACCATCACGCTCTCACACTTATATGGGAAGCTATAAGAGAGCTTAACGGCTACGTGGAAAAGACCGCACCGTGGAAGCTGGCAAAGGAGGGTGACGAGGAAACGCTCTCGAACGTCCTCTACACGCTGGCCGAAGGTCTCAGGATAGTCGCGGTATACTTATATCCCTTCATGCCCGAGGCCGCGCTGAAGATATGGGGCCAACTCGGCATAGACGCGGAGATAGAGAACTGTTCGTTCGATAAGGAAGTCGAAGTAGGCGGCAGGGAGATAGCCGGGCTCAAGGTCGATAAAGGGGCCCCGCTCTTTCCCCGGGTCGAATAA
- a CDS encoding TatD family hydrolase, translated as MKEEGAGPPRPAGKESFVDTHAHLDDPRFDEDREEVISRAFEAGVESMVTVGCWQGGEAAGELEKVVAIAEANPSVYAALGIHPHDAKLVTDETPFDLIRKLSKNEKVVAVGETGLDFHYTNSPPETQRDVFIRHIRLARELALPLIVHSREAEDETLDILRKEGAEEAGGVIHCFSGSQEMARRAMEMGFYLAFGGAVTFPKAEALREVVKAVPTERMLLETDCPYLAPVPRRGKRNEPAFVVETAKRLAELKGLSLADVARITTLNASELFGLPGKGARGGEEEARIAYPIRNSLYLNITNRCTNHCTFCAKFKDYTVKGHYLKLRREPTFMDVLKAVGPEPESYDELVFCGFGEPLIRLDLLRKVGLHFKKAGCRIRVDTDGLSNLVHGGNVLPKLMFVDCISVSMNAPDSETYQKLCKTPFGDKAYPAILYFLLEAKKYISKVVATVVAVPGLDVEACRRVAEDELGVAFRVRDYNEVG; from the coding sequence ATGAAGGAGGAGGGGGCCGGCCCGCCGCGCCCGGCGGGTAAGGAAAGCTTCGTAGACACCCACGCCCACCTCGACGACCCCCGCTTCGATGAGGACCGGGAAGAGGTCATCTCCAGGGCCTTTGAAGCCGGGGTCGAGTCCATGGTAACGGTCGGCTGCTGGCAGGGGGGGGAGGCGGCGGGAGAGCTCGAAAAAGTAGTTGCCATAGCCGAGGCCAACCCCTCCGTATACGCCGCGCTCGGCATCCATCCCCACGACGCCAAACTCGTAACCGACGAGACACCGTTCGACCTTATACGCAAACTCTCAAAAAACGAAAAAGTGGTCGCCGTGGGCGAGACCGGCCTGGACTTCCACTACACGAACTCGCCGCCCGAGACACAGAGGGACGTCTTCATAAGACATATCCGGCTCGCCAGGGAACTGGCCCTCCCGCTCATAGTGCACTCGCGGGAGGCCGAAGACGAGACCCTCGATATCCTTAGGAAAGAGGGGGCCGAGGAGGCCGGGGGCGTGATACACTGCTTCTCCGGCTCGCAAGAGATGGCCCGAAGGGCGATGGAGATGGGTTTCTATCTCGCCTTCGGCGGGGCCGTTACGTTCCCGAAGGCCGAGGCGCTCAGGGAGGTCGTAAAGGCCGTGCCCACCGAAAGGATGCTGCTCGAGACCGACTGCCCGTACCTTGCGCCCGTCCCCAGGAGGGGGAAGAGGAACGAGCCGGCCTTCGTTGTGGAGACGGCGAAGAGGCTGGCGGAGCTGAAGGGCCTGAGCCTCGCCGACGTGGCGCGCATCACCACGCTCAACGCGAGCGAGCTCTTCGGCCTGCCGGGCAAAGGGGCTCGGGGAGGCGAAGAAGAAGCCCGCATAGCATACCCCATAAGGAACTCGCTCTATCTGAACATAACCAACCGCTGCACCAACCACTGCACCTTCTGCGCCAAGTTCAAAGACTATACGGTGAAGGGCCACTACCTGAAGCTCAGAAGGGAGCCCACGTTCATGGACGTCTTGAAGGCCGTGGGTCCGGAGCCGGAGAGCTATGACGAGCTGGTCTTCTGCGGCTTCGGCGAGCCGCTTATAAGGCTCGACCTCCTGAGGAAGGTGGGGCTGCACTTCAAGAAGGCGGGCTGCAGGATAAGAGTGGACACCGACGGGCTCAGTAACCTCGTACACGGAGGCAACGTGCTGCCCAAACTGATGTTCGTCGACTGCATATCCGTCAGCATGAACGCCCCGGACTCGGAGACCTACCAGAAACTCTGCAAGACCCCGTTCGGCGATAAGGCATACCCGGCGATACTCTACTTCCTCCTGGAGGCGAAGAAGTACATCTCCAAGGTCGTGGCGACGGTCGTGGCCGTGCCGGGGCTGGACGTGGAGGCCTGCCGCAGGGTGGCCGAGGACGAGCTCGGGGTGGCCTTCAGGGTCAGGGACTATAACGAGGTCGGCTGA
- the era gene encoding GTPase Era: MPFKSGFIAIIGRPNAGKSTFLNAVLGEKVSIVSEKPQTTRNRIRGVKNLEGAQVVFIDTPGLHRARGELNRFMVREAMGALTGTDAILYLVEATRGVDETERYIIESLGSVRAPVILGINKVDLVAKGKLLPLIERYSGLFKFKEIVPLAALTGDGVDELLGELLKVVPEGPRYFPEDAITDQPERAIAAEIIREKVFILGRQEIPYSVAVMVEEFEEKKGGKVVAIRAEINVERDSQKGIIIGKGGGMLKRIGTAARKDIERLLGVRVFLELFVRVRKDWTRDARAMKEFGYE, translated from the coding sequence ATGCCGTTTAAATCCGGTTTCATAGCCATAATAGGCAGGCCCAACGCGGGGAAGTCCACCTTCCTGAACGCGGTCCTCGGCGAGAAGGTGTCCATAGTGTCGGAAAAGCCCCAGACCACACGTAACAGGATCCGGGGGGTGAAGAACCTCGAGGGCGCGCAAGTCGTTTTTATAGACACGCCGGGGCTGCACAGGGCCAGGGGGGAGCTTAATCGTTTTATGGTAAGGGAGGCGATGGGGGCGCTCACCGGCACCGACGCCATACTCTACCTCGTGGAGGCGACAAGGGGGGTCGACGAGACCGAGCGCTACATAATCGAGAGCCTCGGCAGTGTCAGGGCCCCGGTCATACTCGGCATAAACAAGGTGGACCTCGTGGCGAAGGGGAAGCTGCTGCCGCTGATCGAGCGGTACTCCGGACTCTTTAAGTTCAAAGAGATAGTGCCGCTCGCGGCCCTTACCGGCGACGGCGTGGACGAGCTCCTCGGCGAGCTCTTGAAGGTGGTTCCCGAGGGCCCGAGGTACTTCCCCGAGGACGCGATAACCGACCAGCCCGAGAGGGCCATAGCCGCGGAGATTATAAGGGAGAAGGTCTTTATCCTCGGGAGGCAGGAGATACCCTATTCCGTGGCGGTCATGGTGGAAGAGTTCGAGGAGAAGAAGGGCGGGAAGGTCGTCGCCATAAGGGCCGAGATTAACGTGGAGAGGGACTCTCAGAAGGGGATTATAATAGGCAAGGGGGGCGGGATGCTCAAGCGCATAGGCACGGCCGCGAGGAAGGACATAGAGAGGCTCCTCGGGGTGCGGGTCTTCCTCGAGCTCTTCGTCCGCGTCCGGAAGGACTGGACCCGGGACGCCCGGGCCATGAAGGAGTTCGGGTACGAGTGA